Proteins encoded by one window of Ascochyta rabiei chromosome 1, complete sequence:
- a CDS encoding RNA helicase: MSDPKRRRTGDEDISELRRNARQTYLAQREAQQLALLRRQVAEEAEEEERLGSKLSIEERKDFARNRETLRLAEARNAIDEHLDGYLLPDADLSRNTALTKRHNEREKGYDKSEVQLWEDEQLSKIKSQVKKAERVSADDYEFVFSNDMAINFQSDGMPDPDKALLEKQLKEAEQKVKTMEDVRKSLPIYAYRDELLSAAESHPVLIIVAETGSGKTTQVPQYLHESGFTKNGKIGCTQPRRVAAMSVAKRVSEEMGVRLGRECGYSVRFDSKITPEVTKVEYLTDGLMLKQLMSDPLLSEYTAVVLDEAHERSLATDLLMSLLKELVAVRPEFRLLVTSATLNATKFSEYFGGAPLFNIPGRTHPIERLYSSSPEANYLNAAVTTVFQIHLSQGPGDILVFFTGSEEIESAGEYILETSRKLGSKAGPIIVAPVYGALPAEDQQKIFAPTPPGHRKIVLSTNIAETSLTIDGIRYCIDCGLEKQSVYDHKRSMNTLVVVPCSRASAEQRAGRAGRTGPGMCFRLYTKYAFYNELQMETEPEILRCDLDGPMLTLKTMGINDLLNFDFIDPPSATAIAASLEHLYALGYIDSMGKVTKLGRRASELPLDPKLGKALLAADKYGCVEEMVTLVSMVSEAGTLFFAPKDKKVAADLAKQRFSEESAGGDLIAFLKIWNEFVENEFSQAWAKENFLDYRALNRVRNVREQLQRLCDKVELPHSSSGISDHVKILKAFTSGYFTNVARLNRDGQSYSTVSQKLSVFIHPSSCMARKQTRDRWIVFYELTSTSKEWVRSVAPIQAEWLTEVAPHYHKASQIEELTDKKQSKGTGKVGVVRRPDSLHV, from the coding sequence ATGTCGGACCCGAAACGACGCAGAACAGGCGATGAGGACATCAGCGAACTGCGAAGAAACGCGCGCCAAACGTATCTCGCCCAGCGTGAGGCGCAACAGCTTGCTCTTCTGCGCCGTCAAGTAGCAGAAGAagccgaggaggaggagagaCTCGGGTCAAAGTTATCGATAGAAGAAAGGAAGGACTTCGCGCGAAATCGGGAAACACTTCGGCTGGCAGAGGCCAGGAACGCCATAGACGAACACCTCGACGGGTACCTGTTACCGGACGCCGACTTGAGCAGAAATACTGCACTTACGAAACGACACAATGAGCGGGAAAAGGGTTACGACAAGAGCGAGGTCCAGCTGTGGGAAGATGAGCAGCTCAGCAAGATCAAGAGTCAGGTCAAGAAGGCTGAGCGCGTGTCTGCCGATGATTACGAGTTCGTCTTCTCCAACGACATGGCTATCAACTTCCAGAGCGATGGTATGCCGGATCCAGATAAAGCTTTACTTGAGAAACAACTCAAGGAAGCGGAGCAGAAGGTGAAGACGATGGAGGATGTACGAAAGAGCCTGCCTATCTACGCATATCGAGATGAGCTGTTATCGGCTGCGGAGTCACATCCTGTCCTCATCATCGTGGCCGAAACTGGATCTGGCAAAACGACGCAAGTGCCGCAGTACCTCCACGAGAGCGGTTTCACAAAGAATGGAAAGATTGGTTGCACCCAGCCGCGCCGCGTCGCCGCTATGTCTGTCGCAAAACGTGTCAGTGAAGAAATGGGCGTCAGACTTGGCCGGGAGTGTGGATACTCGGTGCGTTTCGACAGCAAGATCACACCAGAAGTGACCAAGGTCGAATACCTGACGGACGGTCTGATGCTCAAGCAACTCATGTCAGACCCGTTGTTGTCCGAGTACACGGCAGTTGTTCTGGATGAAGCACACGAACGTTCATTGGCGACGGATTTGTTGATGAGTTTGTTGAAGGAGCTGGTGGCAGTGCGTCCAGAATTCAGGCTGCTCGTTACTAGTGCTACCTTGAACGCCACCAAATTCTCTGAATACTTTGGCGGCGCACCTTTGTTCAATATTCCCGGGCGAACACATCCTATCGAGCGTCTTTATTCGAGTTCACCAGAAGCGAACTACCTCAACGCAGCAGTCACAACTGTCTTCCAGATACATCTCTCACAAGGACCTGGAGATATCCTTGTATTCTTCACAGGTTCCGAAGAGATTGAGAGTGCGGGTGAATATATCCTCGAAACGTCACGCAAACTTGGATCAAAAGCAGGTCCTATCATCGTAGCTCCTGTATACGGTGCCCTGCCAGCCGAAGACCAGCAGAAGATTTTCGCCCCAACACCTCCAGGCCACCGCAAGATCGTTCTCAGTACCAACATCGCGGAAACAAGTTTGACAATCGATGGCATCCGGTATTGCATAGACTGTGGTCTTGAGAAACAATCGGTGTACGACCACAAGCGCTCTATGAACACATTGGTAGTTGTGCCATGCTCACGAGCGAGTGCAGAGCAACGTGCTGGTCGTGCTGGACGTACCGGTCCTGGCATGTGCTTCAGACTGTACACCAAGTACGCGTTCTACAACGAGCTCCAGATGGAGACAGAGCCTGAAATCTTGCGATGCGATCTCGATGGGCCGATGCTTACACTGAAGACAATGGGTATCAACGACCTTCTTAATTTCGACTTCATCGATCCACCCTCAGCGACAGCAATAGCTGCATCGTTAGAACACCTCTACGCACTGGGCTACATCGACTCCATGGGCAAAGTCACCAAACTCGGTCGCCGAGCCAGTGAACTTCCGCTCGACCCGAAACTAGGCAAAGCGCTCCTCGCCGCCGACAAATACGGCTGTGTCGAAGAAATGGTAACCCTCGTCTCCATGGTCAGCGAAGCCGGAACCCTCTTCTTCGCGCCAAAGGACAAGAAAGTCGCTGCCGACCTCGCCAAGCAGCGATTCTCCGAAGAATCAGCTGGTGGCGACCTCATCGCGTTCCTCAAGATCTGGAACGAATTTGTCGAAAACGAGTTCAGCCAGGCGTGGGCAAAAGAAAATTTCCTGGACTACAGAGCTCTGAACCGCGTACGCAACGTGCGCGAGCAACTACAGCGTTTATGCGACAAAGTCGAATTGCCACACTCTAGCTCCGGCATCTCAGACCACGTCAAGATTCTTAAGGCGTTTACGTCGGGCTATTTCACAAACGTGGCGCGCCTGAACCGCGATGGACAGAGCTACTCCACGGTGAGCCAGAAGCTGTCTGTGTTTATACACCCGTCGTCTTGCATGGCGAGGAAACAGACACGTGATCGCTGGATTGTGTTCTATGAGTTGACGAGTACCTCGAAGGAGTGGGTCAGGTCGGTGGCGCCGATTCAGGCAGAGTGGTTGACGGAGGTTGCGCCGCATTATCACAAAGCGAGCCAGATTGAGGAGTTGACGGACAAGAAACAGAGTAAGGGCACTGGCAAGGTAGGCGTTGTTCGAAGACCGGACAGCTTACACGTTTGA
- a CDS encoding Thioredoxin-dependent peroxiredoxin: MSALFPRAASRALRSSVRPALRAQRPTATFRRGLAVPAEQPRLRIGSIAPDFDAQTTHGKIKFHEFLNGKWTILFSHPADFTPVCTTELGAFAKLKDEFDARGVQMLGLSANDLSSHDQWVDDINETQNTTVKFPIIADADRKVAFLYDMIAQDDLDNIKEKGIAFTIRSVFIIDPAKKIRLKMDYPASTGRNTTEVLRVIDSLQTGDKKGVVTPINWTVGDDVIVPPSVSTEDARKKFGDVKEVKPYLRFTNVGK; encoded by the exons ATGTCTGCACTCTTTCCCCGTGCAGCTTCTCGAGCTCTCCGCTCCTCCGTCCGCCCAGCGCTGCGTGCTCAGCGCCCCACCGCTACCTTTCGCCGAGGTCTTGCAGTCCCTGCTGAGCAGCCACGCTTGAGGATTGGATCAATTGCGCCTGATTTTGATGCGCAAACGACGCACGGCAAGATCAAGTTCCACGAGTTCCTCAACGGCAAATGGACGATTCTGTTCTCTCACCCTGCCGACTTCACCCCCGTCTGTACAACCGAGCTTGGTGCTTTTGCGAAGTTGAAAGATGAATTTGATGCTCGCGGTGTGCAGATGTTGGGTCTC AGTGCCAACGATCTCAGCTCCCATGACCAGTGGGTCGATGACATCAACGAGACACAGAACACCACCGTAAAGTTCCCCATCATCGCCGACGCGGACCGTAAAGTCGCGTTCCTCTACGACATGATTGCGCAAGACGATCTCGACAACATCAAGGAGAAGGGCATCGCCTTCACCATCCGCTCCGTCTTCATCATCGACCCTGCCAAGAAGATCAGGCTCAAGATGGACTACCCTGCGAGCACTGGCCGCAACACTACTGAGGTTCTGAGGGTCATTGATAGCTTGCAGACAGGAGACAAGAAGGGTGTTGTCACACCAATCAACTGGACTGTTGGTGACGATGTTATTGTGCCGCCAAGCGTGAGCACAGAGGACGCCAGGAAGAAGTTTGGAGACGTCAAGGAAGTTAAGCCATACCTGAGGTTCACCAATGTTGGCAAATAA
- a CDS encoding Type IV protein arginine methyltransferase: protein MDDSAFEVETDLSTQSILLAAAHHDIPALRNLLRNTSANVQDAETGFTPLHAAIAACEFDEDETPAAQENGESSDTKSGRKQDIEAAIKTIKLLFENGAIWNDLDSNGETPGCIAQRLGLTELYELCVDAGVRAELLLSRLDQYQLLGGDDSDEDEDEEEAEEEAQETAEDVEIIDMDISEEVAQGDESTENPNYLASNLTFDRDRLTDDAGNGVMMEWETTLMQRSAERLAPAPGLRVLNVGHGMGIIDGILQEKQPKAHHIIEAHPDVLKRMKEQAWDKKPGVVIHEGRWQDIVPGLVEKGELFDGIYFDTFAEEYKDLREFFTEYVIGLLDPSGGPDGGGGKFGFFNGMGADRQIVYDVYGKIVEMDLFEAGFDTEWETIQVPYLDEQGEWEGVRRKYWVLKEYRLPTCSFIG, encoded by the coding sequence ATGGACGACTCCGCATTCGAAGTTGAGACAGACCTCTCAACCCAAAGCATCCTGCTTGCAGCAGCACACCACGATATCCCCGCGCTCCGCAACCTTTTGCGCAACACTTCTGCCAACGTACAAGACGCTGAGACAGGCTTCACCCCGCTACATGCCGCAATTGCTGCTTGCGAATTCGATGAAGACGAAACGCCTGCGGCTCAAGAAAACGGTGAGAGCAGCGATACGAAGAGTGGAAGGAAGCAAGACATAGAAGCTGCGATCAAGACGATTAAGCTTCTCTTTGAAAACGGCGCGATATGGAATGACTTGGATTCGAATGGCGAGACACCGGGATGTATTGCGCAGAGGCTCGGCTTGACTGAGCTGTACGAGCTTTGCGTTGATGCCGGTGTGCGTGCCGAACTGCTGTTGAGCCGTTTAGATCAGTATCAGCTGCTCGGTGGTGACGATTcagacgaagacgaggacgaaGAGGAAGCAGAGGAAGAAGCTCAAGAAACAGCTGAAGATGTGGAGATCATAGACATGGACATTAGCGAGGAAGTGGCGCAGGGCGACGAGTCCACCGAGAACCCCAATTACCTAGCTTCGAACCTGACCTTCGATCGAGACAGGCTAACAGACGACGCGGGCAACGGCGTTATGATGGAATGGGAGACAACGCTAATGCAGCGATCTGCTGAGCGCCTTGCGCCTGCACCAGGCCTGCGCGTGTTGAACGTGGGGCATGGCATGGGAATTATAGACGGCATTCTGCAGGAGAAGCAACCGAAGGCACACCACATCATCGAGGCGCACCCAGATGTTTTGAAGCGCATGAAAGAGCAAGCGTGGGACAAAAAGCCTGGTGTTGTCATCCACGAGGGTCGCTGGCAGGACATTGTGCCTGGCCTTGTTGAGAAGGGCGAATTGTTCGATGGCATCTACTTCGACACATTCGCCGAGGAGTACAAGGATCTGCGCGAATTCTTCACCGAATACGTGATTGGCTTGCTAGACCCTTCGGGTGGCCCTGATGGTGGAGGCGGCAAGTTTGGCTTCTTTAACGGCATGGGTGCGGATAGACAGATAGTCTACGATGTGTATGGCAAGATTGTCGAAATGGATCTCTTCGAAGCAGGCTTCGACACGGAGTGGGAGACGATACAAGTCCCGTATCTCGACGAGCAGGGCGAATGGGAGGGTGTACGGAGGAAGTACTGGGTGTTGAAGGAGTATAGACTACCTACATGCAGCTTCATCGGCTGA